The following coding sequences are from one uncultured Cohaesibacter sp. window:
- the mnmD gene encoding tRNA (5-methylaminomethyl-2-thiouridine)(34)-methyltransferase MnmD has product MANPPELVWLDNLTPKSTRFDDTYYTRENGLEETRYVFIDGNRLPERWRDGQSPVIGELGFGTGLNFLATWQAWLETFTESNSSPKHADPTGPSQQFTFISFEKYPLEQDSLARALTPWKALSSFAEKLVEEWKPNGNGWLEINFGPVTLKLFIGDAAEGIASIPSPVDAWFLDGFNPKTNPELWSEDLMEAVFAASAPNATLASYTAAGWVRRNLQSAGFSIAKRKGFGHKRDMITGSR; this is encoded by the coding sequence ATGGCGAACCCTCCTGAACTTGTTTGGCTGGACAATTTGACCCCTAAATCCACACGCTTTGACGACACTTATTACACGCGGGAAAACGGACTGGAGGAAACGCGCTACGTCTTCATCGATGGAAACAGATTGCCCGAACGATGGCGTGACGGGCAATCACCGGTGATTGGAGAACTCGGATTTGGAACCGGCCTCAATTTTCTTGCCACATGGCAAGCTTGGCTTGAAACCTTCACAGAAAGCAATAGCTCCCCAAAACATGCCGATCCAACCGGGCCATCTCAACAGTTCACATTTATCTCATTCGAAAAATACCCTCTCGAACAAGACAGCCTTGCCAGAGCCCTTACCCCTTGGAAAGCCCTCTCTTCATTTGCTGAGAAACTGGTTGAAGAATGGAAGCCCAATGGGAACGGTTGGCTTGAAATAAATTTCGGCCCCGTGACATTGAAACTATTCATCGGAGATGCCGCTGAAGGGATCGCATCAATCCCCTCGCCCGTCGACGCCTGGTTCCTTGATGGCTTCAACCCCAAGACCAACCCCGAGCTATGGTCTGAAGATTTGATGGAAGCCGTCTTTGCAGCATCCGCTCCAAACGCAACTCTTGCCAGTTACACAGCAGCGGGTTGGGTACGCCGTAACCTTCAGTCAGCAGGTTTCTCCATTGCAAAGCGCAAAGGCTTTGGGCATAAACGGGACATGATCACCGGTTCAAGGTGA
- the tmk gene encoding dTMP kinase — MPRGKFITFEGGEGVGKSTQIRLLAERLEQRGVDCIQTREPGGSSKAEAVRELLLSGTIANMGIPPSGEAVLFAAARADHVDTKIRPALEQGQWVLCDRFMDSTRIYQGESSEVSEELVNVLERLAIDGIRPDITFILDLRAEIGISRANTRRAEGEAADRFEREELAIHENRRNAFLALAYKDPQRCKVIDASQSIDEIADDIWHIVERELLPKEQTEAPVQASEEQDNSQSDKT; from the coding sequence ATGCCAAGAGGAAAATTCATAACCTTTGAAGGCGGAGAGGGCGTTGGAAAATCGACGCAAATCCGCCTTCTTGCCGAACGGCTGGAGCAGCGCGGCGTCGATTGCATTCAGACCCGGGAGCCTGGAGGATCAAGCAAGGCCGAAGCCGTACGAGAATTGCTCCTCTCGGGGACGATCGCAAACATGGGCATTCCTCCAAGCGGAGAAGCTGTGTTGTTCGCCGCGGCTCGGGCTGACCATGTGGACACCAAGATCCGCCCCGCTCTGGAACAAGGCCAGTGGGTGCTTTGTGATCGGTTCATGGATTCCACCCGTATATATCAAGGCGAGAGCTCCGAGGTTTCAGAAGAACTTGTAAATGTGCTGGAACGGCTCGCAATTGACGGCATAAGGCCTGACATTACCTTCATTCTCGATCTTCGCGCAGAGATCGGTATATCGCGGGCCAACACGCGACGGGCTGAGGGTGAAGCAGCCGACAGATTTGAGCGAGAAGAACTGGCAATCCACGAGAACCGCAGGAATGCATTTCTAGCGCTTGCCTACAAAGATCCTCAAAGATGCAAAGTGATTGACGCCTCCCAATCAATAGACGAAATTGCTGATGATATTTGGCACATCGTCGAACGGGAATTGTTGCCGAAGGAACAAACTGAAGCTCCCGTACAGGCCTCTGAAGAACAAGACAATAGCCAATCGGACAAAACATAA
- the mazG gene encoding nucleoside triphosphate pyrophosphohydrolase yields the protein MQPSRDIATLVEIMTRLRDKETGCPWDIEQDFASIIPYTIEEAYEVQDAIERNDLYDMRDELGDLLLQVVFHAQMANEMTDHPARFDFGDVVLASTRKMLRRHPHVFGDSEARTKGMVREAWEAIKAEEKAERAKAREKLGMHEKEKTYLDAVPHGMPSMKAAVKLQKQASKVGFDWNDTLLVLDKIAEEVEEVRAELIDHELDEKAIRNEIGDLLFAVANLARHLDVDPDEALSYTNAKFRTRFAHIESELAARGDSLDDASLDEMEDLWQEAKSERD from the coding sequence ATTCAACCCTCTCGTGACATTGCAACACTTGTCGAAATCATGACCCGCCTTCGTGACAAGGAGACAGGCTGCCCTTGGGACATTGAACAGGATTTCGCATCTATTATTCCCTACACCATTGAAGAGGCATATGAAGTGCAAGACGCCATTGAGCGCAACGACCTCTATGACATGCGGGATGAACTGGGCGACCTCCTGCTGCAAGTTGTCTTTCATGCGCAAATGGCCAATGAAATGACGGACCATCCTGCACGGTTCGACTTTGGAGACGTTGTCCTGGCGAGCACCAGAAAAATGCTTAGGCGTCACCCTCATGTTTTCGGAGATAGCGAAGCCAGAACCAAAGGCATGGTGCGCGAAGCATGGGAAGCAATTAAGGCCGAAGAAAAGGCCGAACGCGCTAAAGCGCGCGAAAAACTTGGTATGCACGAAAAGGAAAAAACCTATCTGGATGCCGTTCCACACGGCATGCCTTCTATGAAGGCCGCCGTTAAGCTGCAAAAGCAGGCCAGCAAGGTTGGTTTTGACTGGAACGATACCCTTCTTGTGCTCGACAAGATCGCTGAGGAAGTAGAAGAAGTTCGGGCTGAATTAATCGATCATGAACTGGACGAAAAGGCAATTCGCAACGAGATCGGAGATCTTCTGTTTGCAGTAGCAAACCTCGCCCGACATCTGGATGTCGATCCGGATGAAGCCCTATCCTACACAAATGCGAAATTCCGCACTCGCTTCGCACATATCGAGAGCGAACTCGCTGCCCGTGGTGACAGCCTTGACGATGCAAGCCTGGATGAGATGGAAGATCTCTGGCAGGAAGCCAAAAGCGAGCGCGACTAA
- a CDS encoding FAD-binding oxidoreductase, with protein sequence MPSPLNSSSSTHYDCLIVGGGVFGLSIARACLGKGMRVLLVDKQEIGQGASYGLLGALLPHMSERWNEKKEFQFNALKNLSEVQVLLEEETGLSIGYDRCGRVVPLGTANLKERHEVRSHEAEKLWHGSETGYYHRVFPKDDFGGWLNADLCEYGYAFDNFSGRANPRAYCEAAKASVIKRGGKVVEDAEVVDTKDLGDSAEVTLANGETLSAGIVVLAAGYKSFPMLEKLTGVDDLGSGVKGQALIAKVGQKAGLPVLYDRTVYVVPHDDGVCAIGSTTEEEWEDEHSTDDRCDEIWAKALNLCPMLEGAEVLQRWAGIRPKATKRDPMIGFLPGSKSIYAATGGFKIGFGLAHAIAEVAVEQIAGTQTNLWLPESFQMNYHLDGKEWGKK encoded by the coding sequence ATGCCAAGTCCTCTCAATTCTTCGTCATCCACTCATTATGATTGCCTCATTGTCGGGGGCGGTGTTTTTGGTCTTTCTATTGCAAGAGCCTGCCTGGGCAAGGGTATGCGTGTTTTGCTGGTCGATAAACAGGAGATCGGGCAGGGCGCGAGTTATGGACTTTTGGGGGCTCTTTTGCCTCATATGTCTGAAAGATGGAATGAGAAAAAAGAGTTTCAATTCAATGCTTTAAAAAATCTTTCTGAAGTTCAAGTTTTACTTGAGGAAGAGACGGGCCTATCGATCGGCTATGATCGGTGTGGACGTGTCGTTCCTCTCGGCACAGCGAACCTAAAAGAGCGCCACGAAGTGCGGTCCCATGAGGCCGAAAAACTGTGGCATGGTTCGGAGACGGGATATTACCACAGGGTTTTCCCAAAGGACGATTTCGGCGGCTGGCTCAATGCCGACCTTTGCGAATACGGCTATGCGTTTGACAATTTTTCTGGGCGCGCAAACCCCAGAGCTTATTGTGAGGCTGCCAAGGCTTCGGTCATCAAACGCGGAGGCAAGGTCGTTGAGGATGCCGAGGTCGTTGATACAAAGGATTTGGGCGACAGCGCAGAAGTTACGCTTGCCAATGGAGAGACGCTCTCTGCTGGCATTGTCGTCTTGGCCGCTGGCTATAAGAGCTTTCCAATGCTTGAGAAGCTAACCGGCGTTGATGACCTTGGTTCGGGCGTCAAGGGGCAGGCGCTGATTGCCAAGGTTGGGCAAAAAGCCGGATTGCCCGTGCTCTATGATCGGACCGTATATGTGGTTCCTCACGATGACGGTGTGTGTGCCATTGGCAGCACTACAGAGGAAGAATGGGAAGACGAGCACAGCACGGATGATCGCTGTGATGAAATCTGGGCCAAAGCGTTGAATTTGTGTCCGATGCTTGAAGGAGCCGAAGTGTTGCAGCGCTGGGCAGGAATTCGTCCCAAGGCAACCAAGCGTGACCCAATGATCGGTTTCTTGCCGGGTTCAAAGAGCATTTATGCGGCTACTGGTGGTTTCAAGATTGGGTTCGGGCTGGCGCATGCCATCGCAGAGGTGGCTGTCGAACAGATTGCGGGCACCCAAACAAACCTATGGCTGCCGGAAAGCTTCCAGATGAACTATCATCTTGACGGCAAAGAATGGGGTAAGAAGTGA
- a CDS encoding DNA polymerase III subunit delta' yields MAQADQEIPIYDILPDLEPPHRQRLFFGHTQEEQLFLSSWLSGKMHHAWLLTGPKGIGKATFAYRAARFIFNEGAQSGSGFLQDMAAPTSMDSPDDSQAVHLVTNLAHPNLLVIDRPYDEKSKKFKTEITVDEVRRTVRFFGSTAGERTWRVCIVDPADDLNNNAANALLKILEEPPVRTIFFLISHAPGRLLPTIRSRCRRLGFSPLENPSLGEAIKQLAIADNEDTIKQLCESCDGSIRKAAELQSDEGLVLIHAFERLLTPPYNPDYETLNAFSETVAQRGKEDRFDGFSDLVHRYLTRQLHQRSGQEGTRSDELYPLARVWDEAQELIQQTRIFNLDKKQTVIEVMRMLAKASRGEQ; encoded by the coding sequence ATGGCACAAGCAGATCAGGAAATCCCGATTTACGATATATTGCCGGATCTTGAGCCGCCTCACAGACAGCGCCTGTTCTTTGGACATACTCAAGAAGAACAGCTATTTCTTTCCTCATGGCTATCCGGGAAAATGCATCACGCCTGGCTGCTGACTGGCCCCAAAGGCATCGGCAAGGCTACCTTTGCCTACCGGGCGGCACGGTTCATTTTCAACGAAGGGGCACAAAGCGGTAGCGGATTTCTGCAAGACATGGCCGCGCCTACAAGCATGGATAGCCCAGACGACAGTCAGGCCGTTCACCTGGTCACCAATCTGGCACACCCGAATTTGTTGGTTATTGACCGGCCTTACGACGAGAAGTCGAAGAAATTCAAAACCGAAATTACGGTTGATGAAGTCAGACGGACCGTTCGCTTTTTTGGCTCGACGGCTGGCGAAAGAACTTGGCGTGTTTGCATTGTTGATCCCGCCGACGATCTCAACAACAACGCAGCCAACGCGCTTTTGAAAATTCTGGAAGAACCTCCGGTTCGCACCATTTTCTTCCTCATTTCACATGCCCCCGGACGTCTTTTGCCAACCATCAGATCGCGTTGTCGACGGCTCGGCTTTTCACCACTTGAAAATCCGTCACTTGGAGAGGCGATCAAACAACTGGCCATTGCCGACAATGAGGACACGATAAAACAACTCTGCGAAAGCTGTGATGGCTCCATCCGCAAGGCTGCCGAACTCCAGTCAGACGAAGGACTTGTGCTCATTCATGCTTTCGAGCGCCTTCTGACACCACCTTATAATCCGGATTATGAAACGCTCAACGCCTTCTCCGAAACAGTTGCTCAGCGCGGCAAGGAAGACCGTTTCGATGGCTTTTCCGATTTGGTTCACCGCTACTTGACCCGTCAATTGCATCAAAGAAGCGGGCAGGAGGGCACAAGGAGCGACGAGCTTTATCCGCTTGCCCGTGTCTGGGATGAGGCACAAGAGCTGATACAGCAAACCCGGATTTTCAACCTTGACAAGAAACAGACAGTGATCGAAGTCATGCGAATGTTGGCAAAAGCGTCACGCGGAGAACAATAA
- a CDS encoding TatD family hydrolase yields the protein MLVDSHCHLDFPDFQEELDDVVRRAKLAGVGHMVTICTEIKKFDAIKAIAERFDNVFCSVGTHPHSADKELDFSAEDIAKLAEHPKCIAIGEVGLDYFYDSAPREAQAKGFRTHIKAARMTGLPLSIHTRDAEDDTIAILKEGMEEGAFPALLHCYSSNRELAMRSLEMGLYVSLSGILTFKRSQEIRDTIKDVPLDRLLVETDSPYLAPMPYRGKRNEPSYVVKTAEVLAEVKGVSLEDISKITTDNFFRLFSKATR from the coding sequence ATGTTGGTTGATAGCCATTGTCATCTGGATTTTCCTGATTTTCAGGAAGAACTGGACGATGTCGTTCGCCGCGCCAAGCTCGCCGGCGTCGGACATATGGTCACCATATGTACAGAGATAAAGAAGTTCGACGCGATCAAGGCAATTGCCGAGCGATTTGATAATGTATTCTGCTCCGTCGGCACTCATCCCCATAGCGCGGATAAGGAGCTGGACTTTAGCGCAGAAGACATTGCCAAGTTGGCCGAACATCCCAAATGCATCGCGATCGGCGAAGTCGGCCTCGACTATTTCTACGACAGCGCCCCCAGAGAAGCACAGGCCAAAGGCTTCAGAACACACATCAAGGCAGCCCGGATGACCGGTCTGCCTTTATCCATTCATACGCGCGACGCCGAAGACGACACCATCGCCATTCTGAAGGAAGGAATGGAGGAGGGGGCCTTCCCGGCTCTTTTGCATTGCTATTCGTCAAACCGTGAGTTGGCCATGCGGAGTCTGGAAATGGGACTGTATGTCTCCCTCTCCGGCATTTTGACATTCAAGCGCAGTCAAGAGATCCGGGACACAATCAAGGACGTACCACTTGATAGATTGCTGGTCGAGACGGATTCTCCTTATCTGGCCCCCATGCCATATCGAGGCAAACGGAACGAACCTTCCTATGTAGTCAAAACCGCTGAAGTGCTTGCAGAAGTGAAGGGCGTATCATTGGAAGATATTTCCAAGATTACGACAGACAATTTCTTTCGGCTGTTCAGCAAGGCAACGCGATAG
- a CDS encoding D-alanyl-D-alanine carboxypeptidase family protein, translating to MPNVERERMLNEMLKKFSLLFLLALTLAFAAPIQNANAQIYQTAAKHAYLIDWNSGTVLFSKEEDETVPPASLAKLMTLEVVFHGLKTGQLKLDEEFYISEHAWRDGGANSGGSTMFAKLGSMVPLDALLHGIIVQSGNDACIAVAEGMAGNEATFAQLMNKRAKEIGLPHSHFVNSTGLPADGQVVTARDLAKLARHIIDEYPEYYHYFAIPEYTWNGITQHNRNPILGFTEGADGLKTGHTEAAGYCLVASAKRGDQRLIAVLTGMKSKKERREEARKIMNWGFRAFTSKRIYNADEEIAYASVFGGEKSEVMLVSERPVSLFMPRAQEGRLKARVVYDGPLKAPLEEGVEVATLKVWNDDKLIYEAPLITGEAVGKGTTSQRAISSLKELALGWF from the coding sequence ATGCCTAACGTTGAGAGGGAAAGGATGCTCAACGAAATGCTTAAAAAGTTTTCTTTGTTATTTTTATTGGCGCTCACGCTTGCTTTTGCTGCACCAATCCAAAACGCAAACGCCCAGATTTATCAAACAGCCGCAAAACACGCCTATTTGATAGACTGGAATTCCGGCACGGTATTGTTCTCAAAAGAAGAAGACGAAACTGTTCCCCCCGCGTCCTTGGCAAAACTCATGACGCTTGAAGTTGTCTTTCATGGCTTGAAAACAGGCCAGCTCAAGCTTGATGAAGAATTCTACATATCCGAGCATGCTTGGCGGGATGGCGGAGCCAATTCCGGCGGGTCGACCATGTTCGCAAAGTTGGGATCGATGGTTCCCCTTGATGCTCTGTTGCACGGTATCATCGTTCAGTCTGGCAATGACGCTTGTATCGCTGTGGCCGAAGGAATGGCCGGCAACGAAGCGACATTTGCCCAGCTCATGAACAAGCGCGCCAAAGAGATTGGCTTGCCCCATTCCCATTTTGTCAATTCAACCGGTCTGCCGGCTGACGGTCAGGTCGTCACCGCGAGAGACTTGGCCAAGCTGGCCCGGCACATCATTGATGAATATCCTGAATATTATCACTATTTTGCAATTCCGGAATATACTTGGAACGGCATCACCCAGCACAACCGCAACCCGATTTTGGGCTTCACGGAAGGCGCAGATGGCCTGAAAACCGGACATACGGAGGCTGCAGGTTATTGTCTGGTAGCATCAGCAAAGCGCGGAGATCAACGTCTCATCGCGGTTCTCACTGGAATGAAATCCAAAAAGGAACGTAGAGAAGAAGCGCGCAAAATCATGAACTGGGGTTTCCGCGCCTTTACCTCGAAGCGCATCTACAATGCGGACGAGGAAATAGCCTATGCGAGCGTCTTTGGCGGCGAAAAGTCAGAGGTCATGCTGGTTAGTGAGCGCCCAGTGAGCCTGTTCATGCCCAGAGCGCAGGAAGGCAGACTGAAAGCCCGCGTAGTTTATGATGGCCCGCTCAAGGCTCCATTGGAGGAAGGCGTCGAAGTTGCAACCCTGAAAGTCTGGAACGACGACAAGCTCATCTACGAAGCCCCTCTGATCACTGGCGAAGCTGTCGGGAAAGGCACGACATCGCAGCGAGCCATCAGCTCTTTAAAAGAGCTCGCTCTTGGTTGGTTCTGA
- a CDS encoding septal ring lytic transglycosylase RlpA family protein has protein sequence MPFSNMGMSRVGVVFALVSIAAITLAGCSSSSKKSSYDPKYGVSASARVATKSSQFKKGGGTYKIGKPYKVAGRTYVPKDQPSYNKVGKASWYGDDFHGRLTANGEIFDMHSLTAAHPTLPLPSYVRVTNMKNGRSTLVRVNDRGPYAHNRIIDLSKRVAQKLGFINDGIANVRVQYVGKARLDGHDTAFLEASYREKGQPIGNDKIGLPSNGNGGAGAPPVMIASASGPKSKPETQQTDFLLANLPQLGAPDATAYAPAQIDLTASTAAGWAPVDLVGDGYFPPEGMGNIAAPVELASFAPVQLNYAPETSKRVEAGYEAINDLLKGDDQTGLSKALKRKAQAMESANRAKNEYLASHSAELSNIGQFDSEYGLRLAKEFAMLAAVDITDQPDGSISLSISKLKDGVSWQDIASLRQRLGLS, from the coding sequence ATGCCATTTTCCAATATGGGAATGAGTCGGGTAGGGGTTGTTTTCGCCCTCGTCAGCATTGCTGCGATTACGCTTGCAGGATGTTCCAGTTCATCCAAGAAAAGTAGCTATGATCCCAAATACGGGGTTTCTGCAAGCGCTCGTGTCGCGACCAAATCCAGTCAATTCAAAAAGGGCGGCGGAACCTACAAGATCGGCAAGCCATACAAGGTCGCCGGCCGCACATATGTGCCCAAGGATCAGCCGTCTTATAACAAGGTTGGCAAAGCGTCCTGGTACGGCGATGACTTCCACGGGCGGCTCACGGCCAATGGCGAAATCTTTGACATGCATTCGCTGACGGCTGCCCACCCAACGCTTCCCTTGCCATCTTACGTGCGCGTAACGAACATGAAAAATGGCCGGTCAACGCTGGTTCGCGTAAACGACCGAGGACCATATGCGCACAATCGCATCATTGACTTGTCCAAGCGCGTTGCTCAAAAGCTCGGCTTTATCAACGACGGCATTGCGAATGTTCGGGTGCAATATGTGGGAAAAGCGCGACTTGACGGTCATGATACCGCATTTCTTGAGGCATCCTATCGTGAAAAAGGTCAGCCAATCGGTAATGACAAAATTGGTTTGCCATCAAACGGCAATGGCGGGGCAGGCGCTCCTCCGGTCATGATAGCATCAGCTTCCGGTCCGAAATCGAAACCAGAAACACAGCAAACCGATTTTCTGCTGGCAAATTTGCCTCAATTGGGGGCACCAGATGCCACAGCATACGCACCAGCGCAGATTGACCTGACAGCCTCGACAGCGGCAGGCTGGGCACCCGTTGATCTCGTGGGAGACGGATATTTTCCACCTGAAGGCATGGGCAATATAGCAGCGCCGGTTGAGTTGGCCAGTTTTGCCCCGGTTCAGCTCAACTACGCACCTGAAACATCGAAACGTGTTGAAGCTGGCTATGAGGCAATCAATGATCTGCTGAAAGGCGACGACCAGACAGGCCTTTCCAAAGCCCTGAAACGAAAAGCGCAGGCCATGGAAAGTGCGAACCGTGCAAAGAACGAATATCTGGCTTCGCACAGCGCAGAGCTCTCAAACATTGGTCAGTTTGATTCGGAATATGGGTTACGCTTGGCCAAAGAATTCGCAATGCTTGCCGCAGTCGATATCACAGATCAGCCAGACGGCTCGATTTCGCTTTCAATCAGCAAGCTCAAGGACGGGGTCTCTTGGCAAGATATAGCATCTCTTCGCCAAAGGTTGGGCCTGAGTTGA
- the metG gene encoding methionine--tRNA ligase, translating to MTDKSPFFISTAISYPNGAPHIGHAYEMMATDSMARFKRLDGYPVFFLTGTDEHGQKMQQTAEKFGMTAAQLADQNAPVFEKMAKALNLSNDDFIRTTQPRHYEASKAIWKAMEANGDIYLDSYAGWYSVRDEAYYAENETEVREDGVRYGPQGSPVEWTEEESYFFRLSAYQDKLLALYEANPDFMGPSERRNEVISFVKSGLRDLSISRTTFDWGIPVPGNDKHVMYVWVDALTNYITALGYPNVDAEKFKSFWGNATHIIGKDIIRFHAVYWPAFLMSAGIDVPGRVFAHGFLFNRGEKMSKSVGNVIDPFGLIEEYGLDQTRFFFLREVPFGQDGNYSHEAIVNRTNADLANDLGNLASRSLSMIAKNCNNALPAPGDYSAEDKAMLDQTDAMLEKCREFMDKQLIHKALETIWDVVGEANRYFASQEPWALRKTDPERMNTVLYVTAEIIRQVGILAQPYIPQSAEKLLDLFALPADKRDFASLGPVGRLAAGTPIDKPSPVFPRYVEKTEEDEA from the coding sequence ATGACTGACAAATCTCCGTTTTTCATCTCCACAGCTATCTCCTATCCTAATGGCGCTCCACACATCGGACATGCCTATGAAATGATGGCAACGGACTCGATGGCACGCTTCAAACGCCTCGACGGATATCCCGTTTTCTTCCTCACTGGCACCGATGAACACGGCCAGAAAATGCAGCAGACAGCCGAGAAATTCGGTATGACCGCAGCTCAACTGGCAGATCAGAACGCACCAGTCTTTGAAAAGATGGCAAAAGCGCTGAACCTGTCCAACGATGATTTCATCCGCACCACTCAGCCGCGCCACTATGAAGCCTCCAAAGCAATCTGGAAGGCAATGGAAGCAAACGGCGACATCTATCTGGATAGCTACGCTGGTTGGTACTCCGTCCGCGACGAAGCCTATTACGCTGAAAATGAAACCGAAGTGCGCGAAGACGGCGTTCGCTATGGACCGCAAGGCTCTCCCGTTGAATGGACCGAAGAAGAAAGCTACTTTTTCCGCCTTTCCGCCTATCAGGACAAATTGCTTGCCCTCTATGAGGCCAATCCCGATTTCATGGGGCCATCGGAACGCCGTAACGAAGTCATCAGCTTCGTGAAAAGCGGCCTGCGCGACCTGTCCATTTCTCGTACAACATTTGATTGGGGCATTCCGGTTCCCGGCAACGACAAGCACGTCATGTATGTCTGGGTTGATGCTTTGACCAACTATATCACGGCGCTCGGGTATCCGAATGTCGACGCTGAAAAATTCAAGTCCTTCTGGGGCAATGCAACCCACATCATCGGCAAGGACATCATTCGTTTTCATGCCGTCTACTGGCCAGCCTTCCTGATGTCTGCAGGCATCGATGTTCCGGGCCGCGTCTTCGCTCATGGCTTCCTGTTCAACCGCGGCGAGAAAATGTCCAAGTCCGTGGGCAACGTGATCGACCCGTTTGGCCTCATTGAAGAATACGGCCTTGATCAGACCCGTTTCTTCTTCCTGCGTGAAGTCCCGTTTGGTCAGGATGGCAACTATAGCCACGAAGCAATCGTCAACCGCACCAATGCAGACCTTGCCAATGACCTTGGCAACCTTGCCAGCCGGTCTCTTTCGATGATCGCCAAGAACTGCAACAACGCCTTGCCAGCTCCGGGCGACTACAGCGCTGAAGACAAGGCTATGCTTGATCAAACAGACGCCATGCTCGAAAAATGCCGTGAATTCATGGACAAGCAGTTGATTCACAAAGCCCTTGAGACCATATGGGATGTAGTGGGCGAAGCGAACCGCTATTTCGCAAGTCAGGAACCATGGGCTCTGCGCAAGACTGATCCTGAGCGGATGAATACCGTGCTCTATGTCACGGCTGAGATCATTCGTCAGGTCGGCATTCTTGCTCAGCCATATATTCCTCAGTCTGCGGAGAAATTGCTCGATCTCTTTGCTCTTCCTGCAGACAAGCGCGATTTTGCATCTCTTGGCCCGGTTGGACGTCTTGCGGCAGGAACGCCAATTGACAAACCGAGCCCGGTATTCCCGCGCTACGTAGAAAAAACCGAAGAAGACGAGGCATAG
- a CDS encoding MBL fold metallo-hydrolase, which translates to MTKDNGFKLRILGCGSSPGVPRVGNDWGKCDPSNPKNRRTRCSALVEKWQDEKVTRALIDTGPDFREQMLRENIDWVDGVLYTHPHADHTHGIDDLRAFVFNRRERVKIYANELTLSRLHEGFGYCFKTPKGSNYPPILDSTLIEHGQTVTIDGPAGSINALPFDQVHGDIHSLGYRIGNLAYSSDVNDLEPETVSMMQDLDVWIVDALRYAPHPSHFSLDEVLEWVDRLKPKMTILTHMHIDMDYETLVRTLPQGVIPAHDGLTISF; encoded by the coding sequence ATGACAAAGGACAACGGATTTAAGCTGCGTATTTTGGGCTGTGGGTCCTCACCAGGCGTGCCGAGAGTCGGCAACGACTGGGGCAAATGTGATCCATCCAATCCCAAGAACCGCCGCACCCGTTGTTCTGCTCTTGTCGAAAAATGGCAAGACGAGAAAGTCACTCGCGCCCTGATAGACACCGGCCCGGATTTTCGCGAACAGATGCTCCGGGAAAATATCGACTGGGTCGATGGCGTTCTCTACACCCATCCCCATGCCGATCATACCCATGGCATTGATGACTTGCGCGCCTTCGTCTTCAACCGACGTGAGCGGGTAAAAATATACGCCAACGAGTTGACGCTTAGTCGACTGCACGAAGGATTTGGCTACTGCTTCAAAACACCAAAAGGAAGCAACTATCCGCCAATCTTGGACTCCACGCTCATCGAACATGGCCAGACCGTGACCATAGACGGACCGGCAGGCAGCATCAATGCTTTGCCTTTCGATCAGGTTCATGGTGACATTCATTCTCTTGGCTACCGCATTGGTAACCTCGCATATTCCTCCGATGTCAACGATCTCGAACCGGAAACGGTTTCCATGATGCAGGACCTAGACGTCTGGATTGTCGACGCCTTGCGATATGCGCCACACCCAAGCCATTTTTCCCTTGATGAAGTGCTGGAGTGGGTGGATCGCCTGAAACCCAAAATGACGATCCTGACCCATATGCATATCGATATGGATTATGAAACCCTTGTGCGCACACTGCCGCAGGGCGTCATTCCGGCCCATGACGGCTTGACCATTTCCTTCTAG